The following proteins are encoded in a genomic region of Oncorhynchus masou masou isolate Uvic2021 chromosome 32, UVic_Omas_1.1, whole genome shotgun sequence:
- the LOC135526794 gene encoding clathrin light chain B-like yields MADSDFEFASDNGVLPVEVDPAAAFLAQQESEIAVIENYDEGLGALEGSAEFLEQPPTADSPAPVQYDAGFAEASAATVNGNMFVLESNGPSDSYAAIAQVDSLRAEPESLRKWREEQKARLEQLDSASKAAEAEWKEKAKKELEDWHVHQNEQMEKNKANNRASEEAFLSEADGDSPGTEWERVARLCDFNPKTNRTAKDVSRMRSVLIALKQTPLVR; encoded by the exons ATGGCTGATTCAGATTTCGAGTTCGCATCTGACAACGGAGTGCTGCCTGTCGAGGTGGACCCAGCTGCAGCTTTCTTAGCTCAGCAAGAAAGCGAAATAGCGGTGATAGAGAATTACGACGAAGGACTCGGAGCTTTGGAGGGATCCGCTGAGTTCCTCGAACAACCGCCGACAGCTGATTCACCTGCTCCTGTACAATATG ATGCCGGATTTGCAGAGGCATCAGCAGCCACGGTAAACGGAAACATGTTTGTGCTG gaGTCCAACGGTCCCTCGGACAGCTATGCGGCCATCGCCCAGGTGGACTCTCTGAGAGCAGAGCCTGAGAGCCTGCGTAAGTGGAGGGAGGAGCAGAAGGCACGGCTGGAGCAACTAG ACTCTGCGTCCAAGGCAGCGGAGGCTGAGTGGAAAGAGAAGGCCAAGAAAGAGCTGGAGGACTGGCATGTGCACCAGAATGAACAGATGGAGAAGAACAAGGCCAACAACAG gGCGTCTGAAGAGGCCTTCCTGTCTGAGGCTGACGGCGACAGCCCAGGGACGGAGTGGGAGAGAGTGGCCCGTCTCTGTGACTTCAACCCCAAGACCAACAGGACGGCCAAGGACGTGTCCCGGATGCGCTCGGTCCTCATAGCCCTCAAACAGACACCTCTGGTGCGCTAG